TCCTCAGAGTCAGAGAGTGAATGCAAGgccagcgtgtgtgtgtgcgtgagatcAGTGTTCACCTTCAGACTACTTCAAGTAATTAATACAGTCCTCTGTCGTGCATTTTTGAAGGTTGAATAACTCAGAAGAAACCTACACCTCAGTCCTGGCTTCAGTGTCTCATCTACAGTTGTGGCCGGCCTGCGGAGATATGAAAAATGAGCGTCTGTAATACAGAGATGTGATGCaaggttttatatatatatatacacatatatatacacacatatatatacacacatatatatatatatatatatatatatatatatatacacacacatatatacacacacacacacacacaagattgTGTGTACTTTTACTAAGGTAGTTAagctttattacatttttattcagctgaactgaaatgaaataaagattAATGGGAGAATAAAGACAAAACTGtcttttgtgaaatattggGAAATTATATCTCTTTGGGCCTCGAACAGTTATTGAAATTAAACAAAGTGAGAAGTTTAAAGGGGAAATATATCCAAAGAAACTAACAACTCATACACATCTGAAACGTGACACATGGCCACAGCTAAACCACTAGTTTAATCTTAAgcaatgtgttgtattttataatcatattgttcGTAATGTAAAATCTAGATCAGGATAGTTATATTAAATGTAGATAAATACAAAATTTCCCTTTGAAATAGGAGagtataaagtaacataaaatggaTACACTTAAAGTACCTTTAAATTGTACTTGAATACCTTCCAGCGATGCCTCCTTTGGGGCGGTGTGGCAGGATAATGGCATTTTAAAAGATACTGACATGAAGCATAGAGCAAACAGAGCAATCAATTTAAAAGACCAATCTGTGGTAAATTTAGACAGCTAGTGCATTAGCCTGTAAAGCTGAGTTGgcaaaatgattaaatatgtaGAGTAAACGGGGGGGGGGTGTAACCGTCATTGCGTACTTAACATCATTGCTGAATGCAGATATCAATTTTAATGTGGTTGATCCTTTTTAATTCCTGGAAATGTAAATACACAAGACATGTGGCACCACTCCCTCTCACTGCAATTGTTAAGAACAGATTGGTGCTTCCACGCAAACTGCCAGGATACCATCAGTGGGTGAATCATTGTGCATACACTGCCACTTATTGATATAAGATGGtactgcagcaacagcagcttggtgatttttctgtttcatgttgTAAGTAGACATCTAGTGGTACAGTTAAGTCATAGCAGAGAAAGCTGTCCCAAACTGTTAACAGTGTGAAAAGATTCAATGGACATGTGTGAAAAGTGTGTTTATTGAAGAAAGGTAATCAAGGCACTGTACAGTGACATTATAAATACTCCTGGTTCATTGCTGGACATATTGCATGACTAAAAAAAATAGTTACCAAACCAGAAGTGCATATTTGCATTTGGTCAGGATCTCCAGGTCAAAAAGCAGTAAACTAGAGCAGGAGGTCGCCTTAAGTGTCTCTTCAAGGCTGGGTGTAGCGCAAGTATTTCTTTCCAGAGGGCACCTCTTTAGCGGTCACACCGTTGGGGAACAGAGCAGCAGCTTCCTcctcagagagagagggaatgaCCATAACTTTGTCGCCAGGCTAAAAGAGACACAAGAACAGAGAAGTGTATTTAGTATAGTTTTAATTACAGTCTTGGAGGAAGCCTTCGCTGTAGTGATAATAATGCAGTGGTGTCATATGGCTCCCCTTTTGTGTGGCTTTTGGTCATTTTCTGCAATGTTCGAATGGAAAATGAGGTCACATAGACACTCAAATAGTTTCTATGGAAGGAATACACTTTTTTgctaaatgaatgtaaaatatgtaaaatgtaaaagatgcaagattattaatgttattttacattatctTTAGCAGGAATTTCACTGACGTTATCTAAAGCATTCTTCAGTTCCTCTAGCGACAAGACTGTTCTAAATTGTTTTTTAGAACAGTTTAGAACAACTAAATTGAGTGTTGCCCAGTTGCGTGGAGATGCTGGAACTGTTGTGTTGAAAGTTTGCACTAACTGTGACGTCAATACTGCATCTGAACACAATCAAATTGTCGGAGATGGGCAGTGTTGACTTAACTTTCACTCATTTTCACTTTATCCAATAGTGCAAACATGTTTGAAAGGGAGAGAtaagcagagaggaggagtggaAAGAAAAGGCAGGAGTAACTGCTAAAACTTAAAAGGACTTTTttggaaatgtgcttattttctttttttgccaaTAACGTTAGATGAGAGGACTGACACCACTCTCATTTCTGTaagctaaatatgaagctgcagcaaggagacagttagcttagcttagcacagatCACTGCTCCAGGTCAAGAAATAAACAGGCATGTAACCCtggtaaaaacaattaaaacaaacaaaatataccgtgttaattagtgagctttacaaGCAGTATCATTTGTTCTGAATCCAACACACAAAACCAAACAgcttatttttcatatttagattttatgcTCGAGTCAAAAATAGGAAATGGAAAAGAAATGGGACATGGACTGAAACTGATTTTGATACTTAATGTGTCCAATGTTGCACTTCATAGCCCAACTTTGCAACAAATACACTTCAACGATTTAATGTAATGAatatgagcttgaacatcaataTGTGATGTATTTTGAGATATTGGatctctttttctttgctgtgcatcattggatgtactgacaactatcacCTACTTATTTTGATAttgaagaaatgttaaaaatccATAGGATTCTGGTTCTGAAGTGTTCCCATTCACGCATACGTGAGTTACACTGTGTGCTACAAATTGAGCCTCGTTTTTTATTTCCCaaaaaactaactaaaaataATATTCTTTTAATTAAATCAGGTACAGCCATCGCCCAAGTGAATTTGCTGCACATTTACCAAGTGCAAGACACACAGAAGTCAGCAACTTATAtagattaattattaaaataaaaattccatTTCCTATTTTGGACTTcagcataaatacaaaaaacattttttgttttctgtgttggaTGCATATGATTGCCCAGGATGCTTACTGACATGATCACACAGTTTAACTGTTTACCTTCCAGTCGACAGGTGTGGCAACCTTCTTCTGCGCAGTGAGCTGCAGGGAGTCGATAACTCGGAGCAACTCATCAAAGTTCCTACCGGTGGTGGCAGGGTAGAGGATGGACAGCTTCAGCTTCTTGTCAGGGCCAATTACAAAGACCTGAAAGGAGGTTAAGATAATGCAGGGTCAACATAACACCCAGAATATGCTACTCTGATGACAATATAATTCAACAGATCAGAGgcatacaaatatattttttctaaaaaacaaaaaaaacatcatgtCATCAAATCCATTTTCATGTGTCACATCCTGTGAGAGAGATTTAGACTGCGGCCTTTTGCCACATGAGGATTTCACCGAGATTCAGCTAACCTAACCAACAGGCAGAAAAAGAAGGCCGGATAGCATTTTTTTGGATGCCAACACTGTATTGCTCCGATATAAAGGGCCAGCCAAATGAGGTGCAAAAGACTTTTACAAGAAAGTCTGTTTTTTACTCTGATTTGGTGTCTGTTATTCTGGatcatgaaatgaaaaataaaatttcctCTGATTACAACCACCTGCTTTTTTGACAGCAAGATGGCGGTGTAGCGCTGTAATACAAACCATGTCCAGCACTACTGCCGAGGCCATTGGTATGCGAATGTAAAAAAGGAGGTTTCTTACACAGCGAGCGGTGAGGGGAATTCCATCCTTGTCACGTTCATCGGGGTCCAGCATGCCCAGTTGGACGGACAGCTCTCTCTTGTCATCGGCGATGATGGGGAAGGGCAGAGGGCTTTCAGTCTCGCTGTTAAATGCCATCACATCCTAAACAGAGGGAAGGGACACATTCAGCCTTTACACCTTTGTTAATGTGTGCATGTCAGTATCCTAAGTTAATCATTCTCTCCATGCTGGCAGCACAGGTTTGATGAGTGACTAGAGACCTTTCATTTTTAACTCTTGCATGAGCCATAAATGGTTCAGTACCACGTTACAAGTCCATACGAAGGCCATGAAATACTTTGTCAGTACTGTTGCCTCTCAGATATTAATAATCTGGGAGAGCAAACACTAGGCCAAAAAAGAATGCAGTTTTCTACTTTTTTGGTAGGGAGGCAGGTGGTGTTACTActgtaaaatcaaaatcacacaATACATCTAACTGACACTTGCTCGGTGAACATTCACTCTTGGACCAATCACTTGCCTTTCTGGGGAGGCATTGTTGTAACGTGGCAATCACAAGAGAAATCCTTCAGTTTCCACCAAATACACAGTTGCAAATGCACAGTTACAATGCTGCTCAGACTTCGAGGCAAGCAAGAGCAAagtaaaattatattaattattatgcTGTCTGATTTATCACAATATTTGATGTGCACGTGATGAATGGATCTTGAGACACATGTTTTGGTTTGAGAAATAATTctcaaagacaagacagatattTCAAATTCATCAATGCTGCAAACTGCATTTATCCCGTGTCCAAGTTATGCTAACAGTCATCTCCGTTGTTTTGgattatttaattttgattagattttttatttaaaacattcattattgttgtatttttccaAAACACTGATGCGATGAGGGATAAAGCACATTACCTGCAGCACATGACTGACTGTGAGTAGGTCTGAATGACTTTGGACCTCTGATGGTGCATTCCATTTGTACTTGGAACTCGTTTTCCGAGGTATATTCCGAGTTCTGAGACCGGAAGTGACAAATAGAATGTCCCCGGATGTCTCGGTCAGACAAACTCAGAGGACCCAGAGTTCCGAAAGCAAGATGGCTGTGAAGGGCATCTACTGTCAGTAAAAGCTGTGGTTCTTAAATTTTTCTAgcacttttgtctttttttgtgtccaATTTAGTAAGTCGCTTACACAATACTGTCTTACCGTTGCCCATAGGTGTGTTGCCACGATCATGTTACCGTGTAATGCGTTGTTTATCAAATGATGCTGCTAAAACTGGCTAAGTCGATGTTACTAACAACAACAATGGTCGCTGTTGCTACAACATGGCCATCTTGTTGTCCAACCTGTGGTGCTGTATGGCAAATGACACACATCCAACTCAGGTTTCcctgtttttttaacagatattccgaggtaaatggaacgcaccattacTGTGCCTCCAACTACTCTCAAACTTAGGACCTACTTTTAGCAATAAAATGCTTGTTAACCAAAAACTTAGGAGTTCTACAATTCAGACTGACACACTCCTTATTTTTAAGAGTTCCTCCTAGGAGCTACTTATGATGTTTTGTGAATATGGTCCCTGGACATTTTACGTTTCAATATGATGTTTTCAGAATTCAGATTACAGAACAGAAGTCAGAATCTTATTACAGGTGGAGTTGGATGATACTACACAGACACTACGGTCAATGTCCATAGTATGTGAGCTTTATTTACCCTCATTAAGTGTCAGTCCATCCACAGTAGCCTGACCTGTTAAACAGACTTATCCTTTCAACTATTACGCACCACAATTAAACAGAGGTAGaggggtgtgggtgtgtgtgtatgtgtgttgtgcaTCCCAAACCTTGCTCCAGTTGCGGTGATCCTCAACACTGTCAATGGACAAGGCGATCATCTTCACACCTCGTTTCTTGAACTCACCGCTGAGTTTAGCGGCACGGGCGAGCTCAGTGGTGCAGACAGGAGTGAAGTCCCTTGGGTGGGAGAACAGGATACCCCATCTACAGAGGAAAATAAAGCTATGAGGTCTTGGCTCTACACACAAGTCTACACtcatgtccatccatccatccatccatcgtcaaccgcttatcctgcgtacaggttcgcggggggggggggctggagccaatcccagctgacattgggcgaaaggcggggtacaccctggacaggtcgcaaatctatcacagggccacacatagacaaacaaccactcacattcacacctaaggacaattttagagacaccaattaaggAAGCTGGAgaacccggagagaacccacgccgacacggggagaacatgcaaacttcacagagaaaggccggggcaacagGGGTTTGACTCATGTATTCCCATTTTAACCTGATCTTGCATAACGTTCAGAGTTTATGGACGGGCCAAGTTGTGTCCTTCTATGCTAAATAAAGTACTTTAAATATTTGCTTCCGTGTACTTAAGCATTAAATGCCCATTACATAGATCATTTGAGTAGTCATGTACATTTATTCTGTCATATGTGTTTTCTTTATACAAGTCCATTGTGATTGTGGATTTATGTCTTGACGCGCCCATGTTTTCCATAGAGTCTAGATTTTAAGAAGAGGCACCAAGACGGATAGGAGAAAGAGCACAAGCAgtgggagaagaggaagaactggctataaaaaaaagagaaagacagaacatTAAGTCTCAGTAGAGGAAATTCCAGCCACAGATTGAAGCAACAGGTGTCTGTGAATCTGCCAAACTCAAGCTCAAGACATTAAATCTAGCTCTGTTGTACTGAACAATGAAATATGTTTCACAAGGAAGGGGTGAAGGGTGTGACGGGCCTGCAAAAAAACATCACTGGGCAAGAGTTTAACACTTGAAATTGTTAGAATCACATGGGTTTTCAGCCTCACATGATTGGGTGGAATTAATATTACAACACACTGCAGAGTATCACATGAGGCAGAGGCAACAGAAAAGCTGCACTGCTCACAGGCATTGTGACCACCTGATTATGGAGGGACCAAAAACCCAGATTAGACTGGGACACTCCCAACATGTTCAAGCAGAACAAACCTTAGACACTAACACAGTTTGTAAGAGGAATGTGTTCAGGCGCTGGTGTTGATTTAAACATTGAAAGGAAGTAAAACATTCTGCTTTAAATTTGTATTAAACAACATATTCCTCACAGGGCTATTCTAAGACAAGTGATGTCTGAAGTGACTGCTAAATTGCACTTGGCTACCTCTGACAAAC
This genomic window from Micropterus dolomieu isolate WLL.071019.BEF.003 ecotype Adirondacks linkage group LG05, ASM2129224v1, whole genome shotgun sequence contains:
- the prdx6 gene encoding peroxiredoxin-6 encodes the protein MPGLLLGDEVPNFEADTTIGKIKFHDFLGSSWGILFSHPRDFTPVCTTELARAAKLSGEFKKRGVKMIALSIDSVEDHRNWSKDVMAFNSETESPLPFPIIADDKRELSVQLGMLDPDERDKDGIPLTARCVFVIGPDKKLKLSILYPATTGRNFDELLRVIDSLQLTAQKKVATPVDWKPGDKVMVIPSLSEEEAAALFPNGVTAKEVPSGKKYLRYTQP